The following proteins are co-located in the Desulfonatronum thiodismutans genome:
- a CDS encoding DUF2442 domain-containing protein: MRRALCMRRCCNRSSDCRGRGMRSTVKTPWPQAVEVTPLSDFQLRVLMHDWRTLILDLADLIARRDAYWRLRQYRYFRQAAVDELGGIYWPEGDDLYPDGLGRYRVDF, translated from the coding sequence ATGAGAAGGGCATTGTGCATGAGAAGGTGTTGCAATCGTTCAAGTGATTGCCGGGGGAGAGGAATGAGATCAACCGTGAAAACGCCCTGGCCGCAAGCTGTCGAGGTTACGCCTCTCTCGGATTTTCAGCTTCGCGTTCTCATGCATGACTGGCGGACGCTGATTCTTGACCTGGCTGACCTGATAGCGAGACGCGACGCATATTGGAGGTTGCGTCAGTACCGGTATTTTCGGCAGGCGGCTGTTGATGAATTGGGGGGCATTTACTGGCCGGAAGGGGATGATCTGTATCCGGATGGGTTGGGGCGGTATCGAGTTGATTTTTAA
- a CDS encoding HEPN domain-containing protein produces the protein MMNKDKKVEYWIDISEYDLQTARAMLDSGRYIYVGFMCHQSIEKILKAHYQMIHEKTPPRTHNLSYLASQTALLSELPEFHADFLDELEPLNVQARYPEYKDLVKKRIDVNYAGIILEKTERLYIWIKNKLSH, from the coding sequence ATGATGAATAAAGACAAAAAGGTGGAATATTGGATAGATATCTCTGAGTATGATCTTCAAACTGCTCGGGCAATGCTTGATTCTGGACGATACATTTATGTCGGTTTCATGTGCCATCAGTCTATTGAAAAAATATTGAAAGCACACTATCAAATGATACATGAGAAGACACCTCCTCGTACACACAACCTTTCTTATCTTGCAAGTCAAACTGCTCTACTATCTGAATTACCTGAATTTCATGCAGATTTTCTTGACGAGCTTGAGCCTCTGAATGTACAGGCACGGTATCCAGAATACAAAGATTTGGTCAAAAAGAGAATTGATGTAAACTATGCTGGAATAATTTTGGAAAAGACAGAGAGGTTGTACATATGGATAAAGAACAAGCTATCGCATTAG